DNA from Streptomyces sp. Edi4:
GAGCCGGAGCTCTCCCCGGAACCGGAACCGGAACCGTTCACCGCCTTCGCGCCGTCCTTCTCCTCGCCGGACGGGGACCCGGAAGGAGCCCCGGAGGGGGACGGGGAGTGGGAGAGCGCGAGACGCGGATCGCGTTCGCTCGTAGCCGTCTCCCCCGACGACTGCTTCTGCTCCGACTTGTCGGGGGACTCGCCCGCCACCGATGCCTCCTCCAGACGCCGCTGGCGTCATCCGAAACTGCCCGAACCATGTACCAGTGTCCTGTGTGCCGGGTAGGACCCCCCGGCTAGACGAGAACGACATACCAGTTGGTTCCCGTACGAACCACCCAGGCGCTCTCGACAGATGAATGTGAGAGGGGTCACCCTGTCATTCATCCACGCGGGGAGGCATGGATGGGCAGGAGCCGCAGAACGATTCCGGAAGAGCTGTTGCTGCTCGCTCTGGACCCGGCCACGGGTACCACAGCGCAGCCGCAGTCGCTCGACCTCGGCCTCGCCGGAGCTCAGCTAGTGGAGCTGGCTCTGGCAGGACGGATAGCCCCGGACGGGGATCGTATCGCCGTGGTGATGGCACGGCCGACAGGAGATCCGACACTGGACTCCGCACTGGAACTGCTGCGCAGGCGCGGCAGTCCGGTTCGGGCGGTCCACTGGATCGGCGGGCCCCGTCTCGGGCTCCGTCAGATCTACCTCGCGCACCTGGAGCGGTGCGGCATGGTCCATGCCGTGTCGGGCCAGATGTGCGGGGTGCTGCCGACGACTCGCTACCAGGCGACGGACACGGCGATCAGCCGGGACATCAGGGCCCGGCTGGACAGCGCGATCCGCACCGGCGTACCGCCGGACCCGCGGACCGCGGCGCTGGCCGCGCTCGCCCACGCGGTGGGGCTCGGCAAGCACCTGTATCCCGGCAACGAGGGGCGGTCATCGCGCTCCCGTCTACGGGATCTGATCAGGCACGACCCGATGGGCGGCCTCGTCGCGCACGCCGTGATGGACGTCCAGAACGGCGTGGCCGCTCAGCCGCGCCGCGCCAACGCCACCACGCCGGACAACCCGAGCCGCCACGCTACGGCGGCCGGCGTCCCGATGCAGCCGCATCTCGGGTCGATGGCCAGGGCCGTGGTGCACCACTAGCGACACCCGCACCACTGGCGCGAAAAACATCCGCACCACTGGCGCAGACACCCGCCCCACTGGGGCAACACCCGCACCGGTGGCGCAATACCCGCATCACCAGCAACACCAGCAACACCCGTACCAACGCCCGTACCGCCCAGTCGCACCACCGCCGCACCGTCGTCCCCATGACCCGGTTCGGGAGCCGCACCCAAGATCGCGCGGGGCTGTCTCGACAGCCCCGCGCGTTCGCATTGTCGCTGTGTGTGGCCGTTTTCCAGCGCGCGCCCGGAGGTTGGTGGCAGTCTGCTGAGCAGAAGAACAGAAAAGCCGTGAGCCGGAGGTGCGTTACCCGTGGCGTCCAATGTCAATCCCACCGTCAGGCGGCGCCGACTGGGCCAGGAGCTGCGCAGACTCCGCGAGCTGAAGGGCATGACGGCCGAGGAGGTCGCCGAGCGCCTGCTGGTGTCCCAGTCGAAGATCAGCCGCCTCGAGAACGGCCGCCGCTCGATCAGTCAGCGCGACGTGCGCGATCTGTGCGGGGTGTACGAGGTCGAGGACCACCGTATCGTCGACTCGCTGATGCAAATGGCCAAGGACTCCCGCCAGCAGGGCTGGTGGCACGCCTTCGGCGACATTCCGTACAGCGTCTACATCGGCCTGGAGACCGACGCGGCGAGCCTGCGCGTCTACGATCCCCAGGTCGTGCCCGGCCTGCTCCAGACCCCCCAGTACGCGGAGGCGCTGATCGCGGGCGCGCTCCCCGAGACGGTCCCGGCGGACGTCGAGAAGCGGGTGAACGTGCGGCTGCGGCGCCAGGAGCGCGTGAAGGCGACCGAGAACCCGCTGCGCCTGTGGGTGGTCATCGACGAGGCCGCGCTGCGCCGCACGATCGGCGGCAAGCAGCTGATGATCGACCAGCTGGAATCCCTCATCGACCAGTCCCGGCTGCCCCATGTCACCGTGCAGGTACTGCCGTTCAGCATGGGCGCGCATCCGGGAATCAACGGCCAGTACGCGATCCTGGAATTCCCGGACGCGTCGGACTCCAGCGTTGTCTACATCGAGGGCGTCACCAGCGATCTGTATCTGGAGAAGGCCAATGATGTCCAGAAATACAGCGTGATGTACGAGCATCTGCGGGCGCAGGCCCTGAATGTGGACCAGACCCGGGAATTCATCACCGCGATCGCCAAGGAGTACGCCGATGGAACGGCCTGCTGAGCGCCGGGATCGGCCGACTCGGCGCTGAAGCGCGGCACGGTACACCCCGCGCGTACCGCGGTGGAAGACCCAGCCGGAATATGCCATCCGGTCGAGTGAATGGCCGTCCCGCAGCCCGGAGGCTGCGAGTAGCGTCGATCACGCCAACGGAAACCGCTGGCCGAGAACGACCAACTCGCGAGAACCGGAGCGAACATGGCAATTCTTCAGGGCGCCACGGACACCTGGACCAAGTCCTCGTACTCCACCGGAAACGGCGCATGCGTTGAGGTCAAGTCCCCCGTCATGGAGACCGTCGCCGTACGGGACTCCAAGGTCTGCGAGGGCCCCTCGATCTCCTTCGCCCCCGGCGCGTGGAGCGCGTTCGTGGCCGAGGTGACCCGGGATTCCCTCGTCTGACCACGCCTCCAGCCATCGTGATACCCGCACGACCGTCAAGAGCCCTCTCGACTGGCCCGCCGTCCCGGCCGAGGGGGCTCGGCCATGTCCGCCGTCAGGCCTCGCGCCGTCAGGCCTCGCGCCGTCAGGCCTCGCGCCGGCGGAGTTCGTCCACGTAGCGGTCGGTGCCCGGCACGGTGGGGATGAACGGGGCCACCAGTTCCACGCGGCCGAGGCCGGCGCGGACGAGATCGGTGTCGAGCCCGGTGAAGTGGTCCGCCCAGACCTCCCTCGGGTCCCGCTCAAGGAACCAGAGCAGGGTGAGCCGGGTGCCGACGCCCTCGACCTGCTTCACATACGTCATGCGGTCGCCCGGCAGCGGGGTGGGCCGGAAGACGGTCACCATCGCGGCGGGCCCTCCGGCCAGGCGCCGGGGCAGGCGGCGCGAGCGCAGCCACTCCAGCAACTCCCCGCGCGCCTCGGGACTTTCGGCGTCGATGACCTCCAGGACGAGACCCGCGTACGGATGGTCGAGGGCGTGGTGGTCTCGGGGGCCGGCCGCTCCGTCCCGGTAGACGGTCGCCTCGTGGTCGTGGAAGGCGGTGAAGACGTGGGTGCGCTCCTGGTGGACGCGGCCGTCGCGGTTGAGGCGCCGGTTGATGCCGACGGTCCACCTCATGTGCTCGTCGTAGCGGCCCTCGGTGATCCAGTACGTGGAGAGGTAGCAGCCCGCGCCGACCGGCTGGGCGACGGCGGACTTCTCGGGGTAGCGCAGGTCCTGGAGGTCGTGGGTGGCCACCCAGCGCCGCCCCCCGAACATCCAGGGCATGGCCATGGCGCCCGCGTAGTAGTGGTCGTCCTCGTACCAGCGGTTGTAGGCGTACTCATGACCCGGGTGCGGCTCCACCATGGTGATCAGCGCGTGCCCGGGGCGCACCCCGTAGGGCCCCGCCGACGCCAGCTCCTCGTACGCCTCGGGGCGCCCGTCCTCGCTCATGCCGCATCCCTTCCCTCCGTCACCGGACGGACTTACTCTGACGCTCCGTCAGAAGATGTGCCAGAGGCGGGAGATGACCGGATGCAGCTGCGTGGGAAGACCGTCATCGTGTCCGGGGTGGGGGCCGGGCTCGGGCACCAGGTCGCCGCGGCCGTCGTGCGCGAAGGGGGCAACGCGGTGCTCGGCGCGCGCACCGAGGCCAACCTCGCGCAGTGCGCCGCCGAGATCGACCCGGGCGGCGCCCGCACCGCCCTGCTGCCCACCGACATCACCGACGCGTCCCAGTGCGAGGCCCTCGCGGCGCTCGCCGTGGAGCGGTTCGGCGCCATCGACGCGGTCGTCCATGTCGCCGCCTGGGACAGCTACTTCGGCGGCGTGGCCGACGCGGACCTCGCCACCTGGCAGCAGGTCATGGACGTGAACCTGCTGGGCACCCTGCGCATGACCCGGGCCTGCCTGCCCGCGCTCAGGGCGCGCGGCGGCTCCGTCGTCATCATCGGTACGCAGTCGGCGGTGGCGGCGCCCTCGCAGGTGCGGCAGGCGGCGTACGCGGCGTCCAAGGGCGCGCTGACGTCCGCGATGTACTCGATGGCGCGCGAGTTCGGACCGGACCGGATCCGGGTCAACACGGTGCTTCCCGGCTGGATGTGGGGGCCGCCGGTGCGGGCGTACGTCCAGTTCACGGCGGCCGCCGAGGGCGTGTCCGAACAGGAGGTGCTGGGCCGGCTCACCGAGCGCATGGCCCTGCCGGACCTCGCCACGGACCGGGACGTGGCGGAGGCGGTGACCTTCCTCGCCTCCGACCGGGCCCGCGCGATCACCGGCCAGTCGCTCCTGGTGAACGCGGGCGAGCTGATGAGGTGAACGCCGTCGTGGGGAGGGGCCCCGACGTGCCTGGTCTCCGCTGCCCCGGGACGCGCCGGTCCGGCGCGGGCGGGGTCAGCCGACGATCTGCGCGTCGTCGCCCTGGCCCGGCGCGGGCCGCGCCGGGGTGTCCTGGCCGTCGCCGCCGCTCCGCGGGTAGGCGTCGTCGCGGTGCGTGCCCCAGCGCTCGTAGCCGGCCGCACGGTCCTCGGCGTCCGTCGGACAGTGCCGACCCGCCCCTTCCGCCCCCTCCGCTTCCTCTTCTTGGGCCGCCTCCTCGTCCATCACCATGTCGTCGACGGCCTGCTGAGCGTCGCGGGCGTCGTACGGGGGGAGTTCGCCCTCACGGGCCGAGGGGTCGGTGACGGCGGGCTCGGTCTCGTTCTGGGCGTAGCTCTGCTGACCGGCGGCGTCGTCGGCCGGGGCGGCTGAGGCGGGGACCGCCGCGCACCCGAGCAGCGCGAGGGCGACCAGCGGGCCGGTGAACCAGCGGGCCGGCAGGGTACGGCGGGCGTGCGTGGTGCGGGCCCTGGGAAGGGGGGTCATGGGAACGACCCTGACGAAGGACACGGTACGCGCGCGAGGGACACGCGGCATCGGCGCGGTTCCTTCGCCCGTACGAGTGGTTTCAGCCCCTCGGATAGCGCAGCAGCCAGCCCGCCGTGTTGACGGCCGGGCCGTGCAGGGCGGGGCCCTGGGTCATCTCCATCGCGAAGTCGTCGGCGAGTTCCAGGATGGTCGCGCGGCCCTCCAGCTGGGCGAGCCACGCGGGCGGCAGCGCGGTCTCGCCGTGCATCGCGCCGAGCAGGCTGCCGCAGACGGTGCCGGTGGCGTCGGAGGGGCCGTCGTGGTTGACGGCGAGCAGCAGCCCGTGCCGGATGTCCTCGCCGACCAGCGCGCAGTACACGGCGATCGCGAGCGTTTCCGGGGCGCGGTGCCCGGTGCCGAGGGTGGCCACGAGGGCCGGGCTCGGCATGCCCTGGCGTACGGCGCCGAGCGCGTGCCGCAGCGCGTCGGTGACCGGCTCGTGGCCCGGGCGCACGGCGAGCTGCGCGAGGGTCCGCTGGACGGCGCCGTCCATGGACTCGCCCCGGGCGAGCCCGTGCACGACGACGGCGAGCGCGCCGGCCGAGAGATATGCCGCCGGGTCGCCGTGGGTCTGCGCGGCGCACTCCACGGCGAGTTGCAGCACCAGCTGCGGTTCCCAGCCCACGAGCAGGCCGAACGGCGCGGAGCGGGTGAGGGCGGCGGGGTCGTCGGCGCCCGGGTTCTTGGGCTGCTCCAGGGTGCCCATGATGTCGTCGCCGAGCCCGACCAGGCAGGCCTTGGCCGGATCGCGCCGCGCGTAGAGCCATTCCTCGCGGGCCAGCCAGCCGTTGTCCTCGCGGCGCTCGTCGGGCCCCCAGTCGCGCTGGGTGGCGGCCCAGCGCAGATGTGCCCGGTGCACGTCGGTGGGCGGGTGCCAGGCGCCGGTGTCGCGGCGGACCTGGGCGCGTATGAGGCCGTCCACGGTGAACAGGGTGAGCTGGGTGGCCGCGGTCACGGTGCCCGTGCGGCCGTGCGCCGGGGCAAGGTCGCTCAGCGCGTCCGGGCCGTGCCGCTCGCGGATCTCGCTCAGCGCGAGCCCGGCGACGCCCGCGCCCAGGGTGTCCCCGATCGCCCCGCCCAGCAGACAGCCCCGTACCCGGCTACGGAAGTCCTGCTGTTCGGCCCGGCCCCATATGGGTGCGGATGCGGCTGCGCTCATGCGGCAGCACGGTACCCGAACGAATGCGCCCCTTTAAGAGCGCCGGCCCTCCTCAAACCCCGGCCGGGCCGACCACCCCCACCCGGGCCGGCCCCAGCCCCGCCAGGGGCACGGGAACTGCGCGGCCAGCCACGCACGGTCCGCAGCCGAAATCCCCGGGGCTCCGCCCCAGACCCCGTATCGGCCTGAACGGCCCTCGTCCTCAAACGCCGGACGGGCCAACGACCTTGGTGCCTCGCGCCAGGCACGCTTGTCGCCGTCGGGAGCGCCCTGGGCCGGCTTCTTCGGCGGGGCGCTGACCTGGGACGGGAACTCCTTGGCCAGACCTTGGTAGCCGGAGTCGACCTCGGCGTGAACATCGGGGTGGAGGCGGAACTGTTCGGCGCTGCCCTCGGTACGCACAGCGGTCTGGTCTTGCATGCGGCCCGGGCGGACGACGCCGGAGAACAGGGTGCGGCCCTGGTGGTCGCTGAATGTGGTGGTCTTGATCGTGTTCTGCTTCTTCTTGCCCGAGACGAAGGCTTTGCGTCCGGGGCGGCCCGCGCGCGGGCGTCGGACCTGGACTTCCGTGCCGTCGAACCGGGTGTCGACGCCTTCGGCATCTGCGTAGGCGAACAGGTCGTCCAGGGTGCGGATGCGCAGACAGGGGCGGCCGGGGATGGCAAAGACCCGCGCGGCGAGCAAGGGTCTGACCTCGCGGATCGCGGCGGAGACGGTGGAGCGGTTCACCCCGTACAACTCGGCCAGGGCGGCATGTGGCAGCCCGAGCCGCAGGTGGACCAGGGTGGCCGCGAGCCGGTCGGCGAACACCAGGCGCGGCTTGCGTCCGGCACCCTCGGCCCGCTTGCGGGGCCCGCCCCTCATCACGTGCAGGGCCGACGCACGGGCCGCCGCCCAGGGCGGGGCGAGTTCTTCGAGCAACTCCCCGAAATGTGCGCGGGGGACCCCGGACTAGGCAGGATGGGTGCAGGCCGTACGGGACCAGGTCAGCTTCACAACTCGCCCAACCCGTAGAGCCCTTCCCGTGTCACGGCCGACTCACTCCCGCCCTCCCCTCAAGGTCGTTAGGGTCGGGCCCATGGCTTCCATAGATGTCTCCCTGCGTCCCGTGCACCCCAGCGATCTGCCTGTGTTCTTCCGGCACATGAGCGACCCCGAGTCGAATCGGATGGCCGCCTTCACCGCCGAGGACCCGACGGACCGGGCCCGCTTCGACGCGCATTGGAAGCGCATCCTCGCCTCGCCCGACATCGTCACCCGCACCGTGCTCGCGGACGGCGATGTGGTCGGGCACGCGGCCGTGTACGGCGAGCCGGGCGAGCGGGAAGTTACGTATTTCATCGATCGCTGCTACTGGGGGCGGGGCATCGCGACCGCGGCGCTGTGGGGGCTGCTCGCCGAGGTCCCCGAACGCCCGCTGCTCGCCCGGGCGGCGGCGGACAACACCGGATCGGTGCGGGTCCTGGAGAAGTGCGGCTTCAAGGCCGTCGGAGAGGACCGGGGCTTCGCGAACGCGCGGGGAGCGGAGATCGACGAGCTGGTGTTGCGGTTGGACGGATAATTTTCCCCACCCCGTAACGAATCGCGGAGCGATAGTTCAGCGGCTTGCGGCCCTGACGCGAGGGGGGCGTTGGGTGTGCGGGTCAGCCCACAGGTCGCGCGGTCAACACCGGCTGGAAGAAGTGCGTCTCCTCGACACCGTGCCATGTGACGTTGCCGAACTCGCACTCTCGCACAAGTTCCGTCAGCTCCTCCAGCGCCCAGGCCCGCGAGGTCGCCCGCCGGACCAGGACCTGCCAGGTATTGCCATCCGGCAGCAGTTGCACGTGATCGAAGTCGTAGACGCCGTCGTCGTGCCAGTGCCATAACTGGAACGTGACCACCTGCCCGGCGTCGCTGTTTGTCACCTGCGGAACTGTGGACTGCCGCTGCCTTTGTCGGGCGTCGCCGTAGTCCCTCGCCGAGAGCACCAGCAGCCCGCTGTCTCGCATGACTCGCCGCATATCGCCCACCGCATGGCGGACGTCGTCCTCGGTCAGCAGGTGCGCCAGCGAGTTGTCCGCACTCAGCACGACGTCGAACGAGGCGTCGGCGAACGGCAGCGAGCGCATGTCCGCCGCCAACGTCGCTGCCGCCAATCCACGCCGCTGCACCTCCGCTGCCGCTCGAACCGCGGCAGCCGGACTCAGATCGCTGCCCACGATGCGATGCCCGTGCTCGGCCAGGCCGATCGCCTGCGTCCCGATCCCGCATGAGCAGTCCAGGACCTCCAGCGGCTCGGCACCGTCCAGATACCGCCGGACCAACGAGTCCAGGGCATTCCCCTGCCGCGATACCGACAGCGACCAGTCCGCGTAGATCAGGTGGTAGTCCTCGGCAAGCTGATCGTAGAAGTCCTGCGCAGAGTGGGAGGCCATGGCGGAACGCTACAACTGACGATCTGCCGCCGTAACGTGAATATGGCTGCGCGGGTTGGCTCTGTGTGACGAAATCGTGGGCCGGCGCAGCCTTCGCCCATCCTGTCCTGTCCGGTATCGGCCGGGATCATCTTGGCAAGCTTGTTGTTGAACTGGCCCCGAAGAGGGAGGCGCGGCAGGAATCGGCTCTAACCCTGCGACGTGGTGGCGATCGGCGGCGCTCCGAAGGAGCTGGCCCGAAAGCCCGACGCCGGCAGTCCTCGGTGCGGATCTGCGTGGAACACGCCAACGCCGAGTACAAACAGCGGCGACCGATGCAGCGCTACAGCGGCAGCCGCGAGGATTTTGCCGAGACCCAGGCCTCGATCGCCGGTCTGTTCTGCGACCGTTCGGCCCGCCGAGCCACCCACTGCGAGGCCAGCACCGAACTGGTGCTGGCCGGCCCAACGGCCTGCTGATCGCGCCAGAGCCCAAACGCCGGGCCGCGACGCCCCGACCTCAATCGCTCCCCGCGTCGCAAGCATGCCCACGCGGGCCAGCACCGAGTAGTCAGGGGCGCGGGGAACTGCGCGACCAGCCGCCCACCGGCCCGCACGCGGAAGCGGCCACCCACGCACGACCCGCGCCCTCAAGCGGACGCACGTCGCCGCGTCACGTGTCCAGGACGGGAAGCAGGGCCGGCAGATGGCCGTCCGACGTGTGGGCCGTCGCGATCCGCTCGGGCGGCACGTCACCGTACAGCGTCGTGCGCGGACGCGCCGGACGGCCCGCCGCCCGCGCGATCGCCTCCAGGTCCTTGACGGAACGGTACGAACCGTAACTGGAGCCCGCCATACGGGAGATGGTCTCCTCCATCAGCGTCCCGCCCAGATCGTTCGCGCCCGAGCGCAGCATCTGCGCCGCCCCCTCCTGGCCCAGCTTCACCCAGCTGGTCTGGATGTTGGGGATGTGGGGGTGGAGCAGGAGACGGGCCATCGCCGTGACCGCCCGGTTGTCGCGGTCCGTGGGTCCGGGCCGCG
Protein-coding regions in this window:
- a CDS encoding GPP34 family phosphoprotein; its protein translation is MGRSRRTIPEELLLLALDPATGTTAQPQSLDLGLAGAQLVELALAGRIAPDGDRIAVVMARPTGDPTLDSALELLRRRGSPVRAVHWIGGPRLGLRQIYLAHLERCGMVHAVSGQMCGVLPTTRYQATDTAISRDIRARLDSAIRTGVPPDPRTAALAALAHAVGLGKHLYPGNEGRSSRSRLRDLIRHDPMGGLVAHAVMDVQNGVAAQPRRANATTPDNPSRHATAAGVPMQPHLGSMARAVVHH
- a CDS encoding helix-turn-helix transcriptional regulator; the protein is MASNVNPTVRRRRLGQELRRLRELKGMTAEEVAERLLVSQSKISRLENGRRSISQRDVRDLCGVYEVEDHRIVDSLMQMAKDSRQQGWWHAFGDIPYSVYIGLETDAASLRVYDPQVVPGLLQTPQYAEALIAGALPETVPADVEKRVNVRLRRQERVKATENPLRLWVVIDEAALRRTIGGKQLMIDQLESLIDQSRLPHVTVQVLPFSMGAHPGINGQYAILEFPDASDSSVVYIEGVTSDLYLEKANDVQKYSVMYEHLRAQALNVDQTREFITAIAKEYADGTAC
- a CDS encoding DUF397 domain-containing protein, producing MAILQGATDTWTKSSYSTGNGACVEVKSPVMETVAVRDSKVCEGPSISFAPGAWSAFVAEVTRDSLV
- a CDS encoding SDR family oxidoreductase yields the protein MQLRGKTVIVSGVGAGLGHQVAAAVVREGGNAVLGARTEANLAQCAAEIDPGGARTALLPTDITDASQCEALAALAVERFGAIDAVVHVAAWDSYFGGVADADLATWQQVMDVNLLGTLRMTRACLPALRARGGSVVIIGTQSAVAAPSQVRQAAYAASKGALTSAMYSMAREFGPDRIRVNTVLPGWMWGPPVRAYVQFTAAAEGVSEQEVLGRLTERMALPDLATDRDVAEAVTFLASDRARAITGQSLLVNAGELMR
- a CDS encoding ADP-ribosylglycohydrolase family protein produces the protein MSAAASAPIWGRAEQQDFRSRVRGCLLGGAIGDTLGAGVAGLALSEIRERHGPDALSDLAPAHGRTGTVTAATQLTLFTVDGLIRAQVRRDTGAWHPPTDVHRAHLRWAATQRDWGPDERREDNGWLAREEWLYARRDPAKACLVGLGDDIMGTLEQPKNPGADDPAALTRSAPFGLLVGWEPQLVLQLAVECAAQTHGDPAAYLSAGALAVVVHGLARGESMDGAVQRTLAQLAVRPGHEPVTDALRHALGAVRQGMPSPALVATLGTGHRAPETLAIAVYCALVGEDIRHGLLLAVNHDGPSDATGTVCGSLLGAMHGETALPPAWLAQLEGRATILELADDFAMEMTQGPALHGPAVNTAGWLLRYPRG
- a CDS encoding transposase family protein, with protein sequence MLEELAPPWAAARASALHVMRGGPRKRAEGAGRKPRLVFADRLAATLVHLRLGLPHAALAELYGVNRSTVSAAIREVRPLLAARVFAIPGRPCLRIRTLDDLFAYADAEGVDTRFDGTEVQVRRPRAGRPGRKAFVSGKKKQNTIKTTTFSDHQGRTLFSGVVRPGRMQDQTAVRTEGSAEQFRLHPDVHAEVDSGYQGLAKEFPSQVSAPPKKPAQGAPDGDKRAWREAPRSLARPAFEDEGRSGRYGVWGGAPGISAADRAWLAAQFPCPWRGWGRPGWGWSARPGFEEGRRS
- a CDS encoding GNAT family N-acetyltransferase, which gives rise to MDVSLRPVHPSDLPVFFRHMSDPESNRMAAFTAEDPTDRARFDAHWKRILASPDIVTRTVLADGDVVGHAAVYGEPGEREVTYFIDRCYWGRGIATAALWGLLAEVPERPLLARAAADNTGSVRVLEKCGFKAVGEDRGFANARGAEIDELVLRLDG
- a CDS encoding class I SAM-dependent methyltransferase, translating into MASHSAQDFYDQLAEDYHLIYADWSLSVSRQGNALDSLVRRYLDGAEPLEVLDCSCGIGTQAIGLAEHGHRIVGSDLSPAAAVRAAAEVQRRGLAAATLAADMRSLPFADASFDVVLSADNSLAHLLTEDDVRHAVGDMRRVMRDSGLLVLSARDYGDARQRQRQSTVPQVTNSDAGQVVTFQLWHWHDDGVYDFDHVQLLPDGNTWQVLVRRATSRAWALEELTELVRECEFGNVTWHGVEETHFFQPVLTARPVG